A stretch of Aureispira sp. CCB-E DNA encodes these proteins:
- a CDS encoding type IX secretion system membrane protein PorP/SprF — translation MRRYSFLFIIICGCWATAWAQQDAQYTQFMFNKMYYNPAYAGSKKVVCLSALYRKQWIGIERAPQTATLNAHGAVWKKRLGLGLSVTYDQIGFTDKVDIETNYAYIIRFKNENFLSLGLRGSISYMQIRWDEADPTQSFDNSIPGGMTSKVLPNFGAGIYYQAKHWYGGLSVPHLFENKLDFSTNTTVNIEPKLKQHYYLMGGLSFDIAKNVQIQPNLLFKYVVNAPLDLDINLSFVFFQKVLAGVTYRLGDSFDMMLQWRIAPSLQIAFAYDITVSQLQQYNAGTIEVMVEYCFLKKTEKVNNPRFF, via the coding sequence ATGAGACGATATAGTTTCCTTTTTATAATAATTTGTGGGTGTTGGGCAACAGCTTGGGCGCAACAAGATGCACAGTATACCCAATTCATGTTTAACAAAATGTACTACAACCCTGCTTATGCAGGCAGTAAAAAAGTAGTTTGTTTATCTGCATTGTATAGAAAACAGTGGATTGGGATTGAACGAGCTCCCCAAACGGCTACCTTGAATGCACATGGAGCTGTATGGAAAAAGCGATTGGGTTTAGGTCTTTCTGTCACTTATGACCAAATTGGATTCACTGATAAAGTGGATATAGAGACGAATTATGCCTATATCATTCGATTTAAGAACGAAAACTTTTTAAGCTTAGGCTTGCGAGGCTCCATTTCATACATGCAAATTCGATGGGATGAAGCCGATCCTACGCAGTCTTTTGACAACTCTATTCCAGGAGGAATGACCAGTAAGGTTTTGCCCAATTTTGGAGCAGGAATTTATTATCAAGCCAAACATTGGTATGGAGGCTTGTCGGTACCGCATCTTTTTGAGAATAAGTTAGATTTTAGCACCAATACAACGGTTAATATTGAACCCAAACTTAAGCAACACTATTATTTAATGGGAGGATTATCTTTTGATATTGCCAAAAATGTACAAATACAACCCAATTTATTGTTTAAGTATGTGGTTAATGCGCCGTTGGATTTAGATATTAACTTAAGTTTTGTCTTTTTTCAAAAAGTTTTGGCAGGGGTAACGTACCGCTTGGGAGATTCGTTTGATATGATGCTTCAATGGAGAATTGCGCCATCGTTACAAATTGCATTTGCTTATGATATTACCGTTAGTCAACTGCAACAATACAATGCAGGAACCATAGAAGTAATGGTAGAGTATTGTTTTTTGAAGAAAACGGAAAAAGTAAATAATCCTCGATTTTTTTAA
- a CDS encoding OmpA family protein gives MKNIVYIIFILFFTPTLWAQKSRAEKQFESKGYGVYLEMQNKEDIEKLDRRTLIRMAKSSRKIGDSRSAERLYGILIEQEDNEPLFHLYYAQALQTNGRYLEARNHFRICDEQLQDKANGKPYDQRAKMGWEACNQIAELRSIGPVELKNEKVLNSPKLEFSPMYYNDGILFVSTRNKTEQRDRWLNDNYMDLYYAKRAEDGSFEEPELFADELNTELHEGPSVFSKDQKTIYFTRNDFYKGKRGKSKDGTTKLNLYMADFVSGEWTNEREFPFNKADVDQAHPALTKDETILVFASNEKGGYGGMDLWASRLKAGKWQKPVNLGSRINTPGDEVFPFIHEDGTLFFASNGWSSLGGLDIFMATQVYNHPDSLWEFPFNVGSPINSPGDDFGLIINQDKTEGYYASSRDGGSGEDDLYYFKIKDGLDGVAPLPSMNIDVCIYDDDSRLRLDKAKVSVKRDTEREEPAVESITNEYGYTTCKLRAGDPYFIEVIREGYLTVSDYFIMPKDIDGLDEYCIGLTRDGTIALEEEVVVSTSTRKMYNTTDIPPVNYIYDPNTPLPPTHVKGRVLNVEYDKPLPKTSVILLNRCSGEELVMEVADNGEFGFPLECGCEYVVKSKKNKFFGDNQVISLLTEDDCNRGIELEMEMKPNFDRLGDPFLLTNKEVEKSIKEGDVIELKSIFYDYDKWNIRPDAASDLKDLVVIMNKYPSMEIELSSHTDTRGSDAYNQVLAQKRAESAKDYLVKKGIAANRIEAVGYGEERLKNKCTFCSESDHQENRRTEVLITKFEKVE, from the coding sequence ATGAAAAATATAGTATACATAATTTTTATCCTATTCTTTACACCAACGCTTTGGGCACAAAAAAGTAGAGCAGAAAAACAATTTGAGTCCAAAGGCTACGGTGTGTATTTGGAAATGCAAAATAAGGAGGATATTGAAAAGCTAGATCGTCGAACATTGATTCGAATGGCCAAAAGTAGCCGAAAAATTGGCGATAGTCGTAGTGCAGAGAGATTGTACGGCATTTTGATAGAACAAGAAGATAATGAACCATTATTTCATCTATATTATGCACAAGCATTACAGACCAATGGGCGATATCTAGAAGCTAGAAATCATTTTAGGATTTGTGATGAGCAATTACAAGATAAAGCGAACGGTAAACCTTATGACCAACGTGCTAAAATGGGTTGGGAAGCTTGTAATCAAATTGCAGAATTGCGTTCTATTGGTCCTGTAGAACTCAAAAATGAAAAGGTGCTGAATTCTCCTAAATTAGAATTTAGCCCCATGTATTATAATGATGGAATTTTATTCGTTTCAACTCGTAACAAAACCGAACAGAGAGACCGTTGGTTGAACGATAATTACATGGATTTGTATTATGCCAAAAGAGCCGAAGATGGCTCGTTTGAAGAGCCTGAGTTATTTGCTGATGAATTAAATACGGAGTTGCACGAAGGTCCTAGTGTGTTTAGCAAGGATCAAAAAACAATTTATTTTACTCGAAATGATTTTTACAAAGGAAAACGAGGGAAAAGTAAGGATGGTACAACAAAACTAAACTTGTACATGGCTGACTTTGTCAGTGGAGAATGGACGAACGAACGAGAGTTTCCATTTAATAAGGCAGATGTAGATCAAGCACATCCAGCTTTGACCAAAGATGAAACGATTCTAGTTTTTGCAAGCAATGAGAAAGGCGGTTATGGAGGAATGGATCTTTGGGCATCTAGATTAAAGGCAGGGAAATGGCAGAAACCTGTTAACTTGGGATCTAGAATTAATACGCCTGGAGATGAAGTTTTCCCCTTCATTCACGAAGATGGAACGTTGTTTTTTGCTTCCAACGGTTGGTCTAGTTTGGGAGGGTTGGATATTTTTATGGCAACACAAGTTTATAACCACCCCGATTCTTTGTGGGAGTTTCCTTTCAATGTGGGCTCACCTATCAATTCACCTGGAGACGATTTTGGATTGATTATTAACCAAGATAAAACAGAGGGATATTATGCTTCTAGTCGAGATGGAGGTAGTGGAGAGGATGATTTGTATTACTTCAAAATAAAAGACGGTTTGGACGGAGTAGCGCCATTGCCAAGTATGAATATTGATGTTTGTATTTATGACGATGATTCTAGATTGCGTTTAGACAAAGCCAAAGTAAGTGTCAAACGAGACACAGAACGAGAAGAACCCGCTGTAGAAAGTATTACCAATGAATATGGATATACTACTTGTAAGTTAAGAGCAGGAGACCCTTATTTTATAGAAGTCATTCGCGAAGGTTATTTGACGGTTTCGGATTACTTTATTATGCCTAAAGATATAGATGGGTTAGATGAATATTGTATTGGTTTAACTAGAGACGGAACGATTGCCTTGGAAGAAGAGGTTGTTGTCAGTACATCAACTCGAAAAATGTACAATACAACAGACATTCCCCCTGTCAATTACATTTATGATCCCAATACACCACTGCCTCCTACGCACGTCAAAGGAAGAGTATTAAATGTGGAATACGATAAACCTCTACCTAAAACAAGTGTTATTTTATTAAACCGTTGTTCTGGTGAAGAATTGGTTATGGAAGTGGCAGACAATGGAGAATTTGGCTTCCCATTAGAATGTGGTTGTGAGTATGTCGTTAAATCTAAGAAAAATAAGTTTTTTGGCGATAATCAAGTAATCTCTTTGTTGACGGAAGATGATTGTAATAGAGGAATCGAACTAGAGATGGAAATGAAACCTAATTTTGATCGTTTAGGAGATCCCTTTTTGTTAACAAACAAAGAGGTGGAAAAATCTATCAAAGAGGGGGATGTTATTGAGCTAAAGAGCATTTTTTATGATTATGATAAATGGAATATCCGCCCAGATGCCGCCAGTGATTTAAAAGATTTGGTGGTTATTATGAATAAATATCCATCTATGGAAATAGAGCTATCTTCTCATACAGATACTAGAGGTTCTGATGCGTACAATCAAGTGTTGGCACAAAAAAGAGCAGAAAGCGCTAAGGATTATTTAGTTAAAAAAGGCATTGCAGCGAATAGGATAGAGGCAGTAGGCTACGGAGAGGAGCGCTTGAAGAATAAATGCACATTTTGCTCTGAATCTGATCATCAAGAAAATAGGAGAACAGAAGTCCTTATTACAAAGTTTGAAAAAGTTGAATAA